The genomic stretch GGCTGGATTTGTATGTGATCAATGGCGGGTGTTGCCCGCGGGATCATTACGGGGCGGACGCTCCGGCGTATCCGCGCCTGGATCTGCCCGGCAGCATGCTGCTCGATACCCTGTTGCTGCCGTTGTCTTTGCTGACAGCGGCCGGCATAGGCTTCCAGGCTACCGGCGGCCTGTGATGGCCTCTTCGCAGGCACGCCCATTGCTACTGTTGAGTAGTCACTGGAAGATTATCGAGACCCTGTGGGAGCGGGCGTGCCCGCGAAGAGGCCTGCACAAGCGAAGCCTAGATCCTGCCCAGCTTGCGCAACTCATCCGACTCCACAACCCGCACGCCGTCTTCT from Pseudomonas putida encodes the following:
- a CDS encoding YceK/YidQ family lipoprotein, whose amino-acid sequence is MKRALAGLLALVMLSGCATVRTLDANKPGAPVVYAGTRLDLYVINGGCCPRDHYGADAPAYPRLDLPGSMLLDTLLLPLSLLTAAGIGFQATGGL